The stretch of DNA AGTCGAACAGGTGAAAAATCCGTATCCGCGCTCGCCGGGGCCGTTTCGCGTGGGGCTCGCGCTCGGGGCGACAGATGTCGGACTGAACTACTTCGAACTTGACGCGGGCGAAGCGTTCTCGGGCGGGTATCACACCCACCACGACCAAGAGGAGATTTTCTACGTTCAGTCGGGGACGGCCACCTTTGAGACCGAGGCTGGAACCGAACAGGTTGCCGCAGGCGAAATCATCCGGTTTGCGCCGGGAGAGTTCCAACACGGCTACAACGACGGCACGGAACCGGTCTCGGGGCTCGCCATCGGCGCACCCTTTGGCTCAGACGACGTGGAAATCTTGAAAGCGTGTCCCGCGTGTGGCGAACGCACCTTCCACCGCCGCCGGTCGCTCCTGAGTGACGATGTGACGAAAGCCGATTTACAACTCCTCTGTCCCGAGTGCGGGACAGAAATGATACCCACAAATCGCGGCGAGAAAGAGGAACCGGAGCGGTAGCGAGGTGGTTGCGGAGCTGTGTCGTTGTCGTGAATTGATTTGAGAACGACAGAAAACGAGAGTCGTCACTCACGACTTTCTGTTGTGCATCTAAGCAGGAATGACAGAGCACGATGGGACTGAGCAAACGCGAAGCGTTTGCGAGGTACACCGTGCGAGTGAGAAATTGCGGAGCGATTTCGAACGAGCACGATGGGATTCGAA from Haladaptatus sp. ZSTT2 encodes:
- a CDS encoding cupin domain-containing protein, whose protein sequence is MEKVRVDAVEQVKNPYPRSPGPFRVGLALGATDVGLNYFELDAGEAFSGGYHTHHDQEEIFYVQSGTATFETEAGTEQVAAGEIIRFAPGEFQHGYNDGTEPVSGLAIGAPFGSDDVEILKACPACGERTFHRRRSLLSDDVTKADLQLLCPECGTEMIPTNRGEKEEPER